A DNA window from Pirellulales bacterium contains the following coding sequences:
- a CDS encoding PmoA family protein, which translates to MFRSALSLLLVLGASCACDGCCSDKADAAEFAVERNDQGVTVKLDGEVFTEYLIDKGPKPILWPIVGPTGKNMTRAYPMQRIKGEMMDHPHHRSLWFTHGDVNGIDFWSESGKNGKIVHRDFVEVSGGAEAKIVTNNDWVDREGNKICEDTRTLKFHQVGELRAIDFDITIRALESAVTFGDTKEGSFGIRIPTSMDVERRPSGGKIVNSNGDTDGTAWAKSAAWVDYHGPVEGEELGIAVLNHPSSFRFPTHWHVRTYGLFAANPFGLHDFEPNAGKDGKHTLEPGESFTLRYRVLFHQGDEKSAKIAEAFEAYSQEK; encoded by the coding sequence ATGTTTCGTTCTGCGCTCTCCTTGTTGTTGGTTCTGGGAGCAAGCTGCGCCTGCGATGGTTGCTGCAGCGACAAGGCCGACGCGGCCGAGTTTGCCGTCGAGCGAAACGACCAGGGGGTCACGGTGAAGCTCGACGGCGAAGTCTTTACCGAATACCTGATCGACAAGGGGCCCAAGCCGATTCTCTGGCCGATCGTGGGACCGACGGGCAAGAACATGACCCGGGCCTACCCGATGCAGCGCATCAAGGGGGAGATGATGGACCATCCCCATCATCGCTCGCTCTGGTTCACGCACGGTGACGTGAACGGCATCGACTTCTGGAGCGAATCGGGGAAGAACGGCAAGATCGTGCATCGCGATTTCGTCGAGGTGTCGGGGGGGGCCGAGGCCAAGATCGTGACGAACAACGATTGGGTCGATCGCGAAGGAAACAAGATCTGCGAAGACACGCGGACGCTCAAGTTTCACCAGGTGGGCGAGCTGCGGGCGATCGACTTCGACATCACGATCCGCGCCCTGGAAAGCGCCGTGACGTTCGGCGACACGAAGGAAGGCTCGTTCGGCATTCGCATTCCCACCTCGATGGACGTGGAGCGACGCCCGTCGGGGGGCAAGATCGTCAACAGCAATGGCGATACGGACGGCACTGCCTGGGCCAAGAGCGCTGCCTGGGTCGATTACCACGGGCCGGTCGAAGGGGAAGAACTCGGCATTGCCGTGTTGAACCACCCGTCGAGCTTCCGTTTTCCCACGCATTGGCACGTGCGAACGTACGGGCTGTTTGCGGCGAACCCCTTCGGACTGCACGACTTCGAACCCAACGCGGGCAAGGACGGCAAGCACACGCTCGAGCCGGGCGAGTCATTCACGCTGCGCTACCGCGTGCTCTTCCACCAGGGGGACGAGAAGTCGGCAAAGATCGCCGAGGCTTTCGAGGCCTACAGCCAGGAAAAATAG